TGCACCCGGTGGCCTTCGATGGCACGGCGGCCACCTTCCGGCTCACCTGGACGCACGCCGCCACCCGGCCGGCCGCCGCGGGGCTGACGCGGCGCTGAGCTTCAGGCGGCCAGGCGGCGCGTGAAGAACGACAGGATCTCATCCCGGGCGGCGCGGGTCGGCTCGCCCGCCGCGTCGATGAGGTGTGCCGTCACCACGCTGTGCGGGCTCCCGACGACGTGCTTGAAGAACGGTGGGGGCTCGGGGTTCGCCGCCTCATCGGGGAGGACCTTCGCGACGAAGCGGTCTCCGAGCGCGGCGCTGTAGGCCGCGAACCGTTGCGCCGTGCAGAACCGATCCCCCGCGAACCGGTAGCCGAGCACCGTCAGGTCCTCGCGCTCGAGCCGCTCCTTCACGCGCGCGAGCTCCTCGGGGGCGATCTGGATTTCCCCTGGACTGTTCAGCGGCAGCGAGGGCTGGCAGAGCACCGGGGCGATCATCGAGGACTCGAGCATCATGCTGAGCGCGAAGTTGCCGGTGAAGCACATGCCAATGGCTCCCACGCCCCGGCCACCGCACTGCTCGTGTGCGAGGCTCGCCAGCGCGCGCAGCCACTGCGTGACGGGGCTCGACTCATTCGCGGCGAACGCGCGGAACTCGGCGCTGACACACGCGCGCTGGAGCACGGCCTTTCCCTCCTCCGCATCCGGGAAGGCGCCGTCCCGCCCGAAGAGCGACGGCATGTAGACGGTGAAGCCGGCGTCCCGGACCCAGCGGCTGAAGCGGGCGACGTGAGGGCTGATGCCTGGCATCTCGGCCATGACGATCACCGCCGGACCCTTGCCGGTGACGTAGACCCCCTTGGTGTGGCCCTGCAGTGTGACTGAGCGGCGCTCGAAGTCGTCGAGCGGATCATCCGCCATCGGTTGCTTGCTCATCATGAGCGGAGAATGAGGGAGCGGGCCCTCACGCCCAAGTGGCAGGACTGACAATCTTCGGTCTAGGCTTGCCAGATGATCACACACCTGGTCTTCGACGGAGTCGCGGATGGTCCGATGGGCGTGGCCCTCGACATCGTGGGAACCGCGGCGCGGGTGGTGCGGGCGGGGCTCGTCACGCTCCCCCAGGGCCGTCTGGCGCCGCGTCAGAGGGTGGTGTCGGTGGATGGGGAGCCTGTCCGCACGGCGGCGGGACGCACGCTCGCGGTGGACGGTGCTCTGGGTCTGCGAGGACTGGGGCCGGGCGATGTCCTGGTGCTGCCGGGGCTGGGGATGGCGACGCCGCCCGAGCTCGCCGCCGCGCTCGAGCGCCCGGACATCGTGCGCGGCGTGGAGTGGGTGGCGCGCGCGGCCGCGAAGGGGGTGCTCGTCGCCGCGTCCTGCTCGGCGACGTTCGTTCTCGCCGCCGCGCGTGTTCTCGATGGCCGGCGGGCGACGACCACCTGGTGGCTGGGCCCGGTGTTCACCCAGCGCTTTCCGCGTGTGAGCCTGCGCTCGGACCGCATGGTGGTCGAGTCGGGCGGCGTCTTCACCGCGGGCTCCGCGTTCGCGCATGCCGACCTCATGCTGGCGATCCTGGCTCATACCTTGAGCCCCTCGGTCGCGCACACGGTCGCCAGGTACCTCGTCCTCGACGAGCGCGAGTCGCAGGCGCGCTACATGGTGCTGGACCATCTCGGCAGCTCGGACCCGGTGATTCGTCAGCTCGAGTCCTTCGTCACGTCCAACCTCGAACGGCAGAGCACGATCCACGAGATGGCTCGTGCCACGGCCACGTCGCCCCGAACACTCGCGCGAAGGGTCGCGAAGGGGCTGGGGATGACGCCCCAACAGTTCGCACAACGGCTGCGGGTCGCCCAGGCGGTCCACCTGCTCGAGACAACGCAGCACCCGGTCGACGAGGTGGCGGCGCGTGTCGGTTACGCCGACCCGGCTGCATTCCGGCGCGTTTTCCGCCGCGAGACCGGAGAGACACCGCGCGCGCGGCGCACGCGCTCGACTCTCCGGGAAGCCGGAGCGCGCTAAGCCAGAAGGGGTCAGTCCTTTCAGGGGGGGAGGCTCTGGCCGCGATGTGGAGCAACTGGTCCGATTGTCGGACCAGTCGGCACGCCGCGCGGCCGGAAGGTGCTCCGTGCTTTCCTGCAAGAGCACCCCTGAAGGAACTGACTTCCGCTGGCTTAGCCGTCGCCCATCGCGGCACTGCCGATCAGCCCCACCTCGTCCCGTTCCGTGGGCTCGCCCTGCTGGCCTTCTCCCCGCTGTACGAGGCCGCGCCGGTGTCCGGTAAGGCCTGGCTCGCCGGGCGCCGCTCGCACGACGTTGCGCGGATGACGGGCGTCCGGGGCGGCCTCTGAAGCCGGGGCTCGGCCCGTCAGGTCCTCCAGCACGCCCAGCATCCGGCCACGGCGCTCGCTGCCGGTGCCAGCCAGGGCACGCAGCGCATGCCGCCGCTCCGTGCCGTCCGGGGCCAGCACCCGGTACGTGAGCGACACCTCGCCCGTGCCCGGGGTGCAGCGCGCGAGCCCCTCCGTCACCGCCTGCCGGTCCTCCGGATGCACCCGTGCGAGGAACGTCTCCAGCGGCTCCTCGGAGCCCAACGTCTTGAGCCCGAAGAAGGCCGCGGCTCCACGCTCCCAGCGCAGACGCCCCTCCGGCAGCCGCAGGTCCCACAGCGTCATCTGCGCGGCCGACAGCGCCTCCAGCACCCGCGCCTCGTTCTGCCGCAGGGCCTCCTCCAGCAGCTTCAGGTCCGTGATGTCCCGGGAGATGCCGAAGAGGCCGAACACCACCCCCGCCTCGTCGCGCAGCACGCCCTTGGTGGACAGCCACACGCGCTTGAAGGGCGCCGACTCGGACTCCTCGTAGGTGAAGGTCTGCCGGAAGGCGAGCACCTCCCGGTCATGGGCGATGGTGGCGCGGGCCGCCTCGGGCGACCACAGCTGCGCGTCCGTGTAGCCGATGATGGCCTCGGCGGGCCGGCCCATCAGCCGCGAGCCGGCCGCGTTGATGCGCGTGTACCGGCCCTGCAAATCCTTGGTGTAGATGGCATCGGTGGCGCCCTGGAGCACGGCGTTGAAGAGGGCGCTGGCGCGCCGCGCGGCCTCGGAGGCGCGGTGGTGCGCCGTCATGTCCCGCAGGTAGACGAGCACCCCGCTGTCCGTGGGCACCGCCGTCCCCTCCAGGTGCAGGGCGTTGAAGCGCTCCTCGAAGTCCACGGAGGCCCCGGTGGCGAGCGCGCGTTGCACCTGGACGCGCAGCACCGAGCCCGGCTCCTCGGCGTACTCCTGCCAGAGGTTGCGCCCCAGGAGGGCCTGGCGCCGTTTGCCCAGCAGCCGCTCGGCGGCGCGGTTGACGTAGAAGAAGCGGCACTGCCGGTCCAACGCGAGGAACGGGTCCGGCATGCACTCCATGAAGGAGAGCATCCGCTCCTCGAAGGCGGCCGTCTCGCTGACGAAGCGCTCGGTGTCCGTCACGTCGGAGAGCCACACCGCGAGCAGGCCGTCCTCCACGCGCACCGCCCGGGCCAGCATCCGGCGCGCGGCGAGGCCCCGGCCCCATGCGAGCATGCATGTGCCCGTGACGCCCGTGGCGAGCACCTGGCCCCAGGCGCCCACCACCTCGGCCAGCTCCGGATGCCGCACCAGCAGCCGCCGGCCCGTCAGGTTCTCCTCGAGCAGGGTCTCCGAGGCCGGGTTGGCGTACTCGCAGACGAAGTCCTGGGGCGCCCCGGGCTCCCCCCCTTCGGGACGGAGGGCGAGGAAGCCATCCGGGTTGAGGGCCTCGAAGGCGTAGCGGCTGCTCGGGGGGTGCATGCGGAACTCCTCACCCCCGTACGAAAGCACGGGCCTCTCACGCGGGTGGCATGGGGCCCCCTTTCGCCTGCTTCCCATTCGCTGGGCAGGAAACAGTTCCCAGAGCGGCTGTGTGGTGCTGCACGTGTGTGCGGGCTTGGTGCGGGTTGCCCACACGTGCGGTGGAGGCGCGCCTACGTGATACCAGGAAGCCTGGCGCTCAACCCCGTCCGCTGAAGATGGCCACGGCGCGCGTGAAGCCCGCCGAGCCGTGCCTGATTTTGTAGGGGAAGCACGCGACCGTGTAGCCGAAGGGAGGCAGCAGCTCGAGGTGGGTGAGCTTCTCCATCTGGCCGTAGCCGATGTCGCGGCCGGCCTTGTGGCCCTCCCAGATGAGCGACGCGTCGCCAGTCTTCGCGAACCGCTCCCGCGTGTACTTGAACGGTGCGTCCCAACTCCAGGCGTCCGTGCCAACCACTCGCACTCCGCGCTCCAGCAGGTAGAGGGTCGCCTCACGGCCCATGCCGCAACCGGCATCCAGATAGCCGGGCTTGCCGTAGAGCGCTGCCGCGGAGGTGTTCACGAGCACGATGTCCAGGGGCTGGAGCGAATAGCCGATGCGCTTCAGCTCCGCCTCGACCTCGGCGGCCGTGACGACATGGCCGTTGGGCCTGTCTCGGAAGTCGAGCTTCACGCCCGGACGGAAACACCAGTCGAGTGGCAGTGCTTCGATGCCGTAGGCCGGCTTGCCTCCATCCGTCGTCGACGCGTAGTGCCAGGGCGCGTCCATGTGCGTGCCGTTGTGCGCGGTGAGCTTCATCCGCTCGCCCGCCCAGCCCTCACGTCCAGGCAGGTGGTCGGGCGTGAGGCCCGGGAACATCGTGGCCATCTCCTCCGCGCCCGCCGCATGGTCTGAATACTCGATGTGGGGCAGGAGTGAGGGCGGATCCGTGTACTCACTGTTCTCGAGCGTGACGGAGAGATCGACGAAGCGCAGCCCTCGGGTGTCCATGTCCTGGCCTTTCAGGTGGAGGGCTCATGTCCGAGCCATGTCTGGCCAGAGGCTCACGCACCGCGGGGGGCGCGGGGAAGACGGCATTCGAGATACCAGGCATCGGTGGCGCCGATACAAGGCATCGATACAAACGGCTTCTCGGGCTCCGGGCGGCGATTTATTGAATTCGCATGAAGTTGGGCACGCTCAAGAATGGAACCCGGGACGGGAAACTGGTCGTCGTGTCACGCGACTTGCGCCGGGCGGTGCACGCGCGTCCCATCGTGTCGACGATGCAGGATGCCATCGAGAACTGGGCGGAGGTCGAGCTCCCGCTGAGAGCGCTCTACGACGCGCTGAACGCGGGGACGGTGCCCAACGCCTTCGACTTCGACCCGGTGGCCGCGGCGGCCCCTCTGCCCCGGGCCTACCAGTGGTGCGACGGCTCGGCCTTCCTGAACCATGGCCGGCTCATGGAGAAGGCCTTCGGCATCGCTCCCGTCTCCGATTTCGAGACAGTGCCCTTGATGTACCAGGGGGCGTCGGACGACTTCCTCGGGCCCCGGGACGATGTGCCGCTTCCGAGCGAGGCCCACGGCATCGACTTCGAGGGCGAGTACGCCATCCTGGTGGACGATGTGCCCATGGGCTGCGCTGCCGGACAGGCCGCGAGTCACATCAAGCTGTTGCTCCAGGTGAATGACGTGAGCCTTCGCGCCTTCACTCCCGTCGAGATGAAGAAGGGCTTTGGCTTCCTCCACGCCAAACCCTCCTCCAGCTTCGCGCCCGTCGCCGTCACTCCCGATGAGCTGGGGAGCGCCTGGAGGGAGGGACGTGTGCACCTCCCCTTGAACGTGCGCTGGAATGGCGAGTGGTTCGGGCACCCGAACGGCGGGGAGATGAACTTCAGCTTCCCCCAACTCATCGCGCATGCGGCGGCGACCCGGAGGCTTCGGGCCGGGACGGTGATTGGCTCGGGCACGGTCTCGAACGCCGATCCCCGCGTGGGCTCCGCCTGCATCGCGGAGCGCCGCGCCCTGGAGCTGCTCGAGCAGGGAAAGCCGCTCACGGGCTTCATGCGTTTCGGTGACACCGTGCGCATGGAGGTCCTCGACGCCAGCGGCCGCGGTGTCTTTGGTGCGATCGATCAGACGGTGGTTCCCGCACTGCCCTGATCGGCCACACACGCCTGGAAGAGCTCACGCATCCAGCGCAGGCCCGGGTCGCCCTCGAAATACCGGCTCCACTGAACCATCTCCACGAGGGGCGGGAATTCGATGGGGGAGGGCAGGACGCGGAGCGGAAGGAAGCGCGCATAGAGCCTGGCCAGGCGGGAATGCATCGTCGCGACCAGGTCCGTGCCGACGAGCAGGTGGGGCACGGTGCAGAAGCTGGGGACGGTCACCTCGAGCCGGCGCTCGTGTCCGAACCGGTCCAGGAACTCCTGCTCGGCGGATGGAGCCTGCCGGCCGAGATGGACGCCGATATGCCCCAGCTCCAGGTACCGCTTGAGCGACAGGCTGTTGCCGACCCGGGTGTTGCCTGTCCAGACGACACAGCCGTACGTCTCCTCGAACAGGACTTCCTTGGGGTGGAGGTCCTGGGTGTGTGCGTCGGGCGTGATGATGAAGTCGAGCTCCCCGCGTTGAAGGGCCTCGTGCATGGAGGTTCCAGGGGGAACGAGCTCCAGCGAGATTCCGGGCGCCATGCGCTGGAGCCGGCGGACCACCTCCGCGAGCAACACCTCCGTGATGTAATCCGAGGTGGCGATCCTGAAGGTGCGCCGGGCCGACGCGGGGTCGAAACCAGGCGTCTCCTCGACCGCGGATTGGATGCGCCGCAGGATGTCCCGCACCTGGGGAGCGAGGCTCTCCGCCCGGGCGGTGGGAACCATCTGGCGTCCCACCTGCACCAGCAGCTCATCACCGAAGAACTCACGCAGCCGCCCGAGCGCACCGCTCATGGCGGATTGGCTCAAATGCAAACGGGTGGCCGCCCGGGAGACATTCCGCTCCTCGAGCAGGACGTCGAGCGCCACCAGCAGGTTCAAGTCCAGGTTCTGGAACCTCATGGCGCCATCATGCATCGGCGGCATCGATACATCGTATTGGAAAATACGGCTTCCCCAATATCTGGGAGGTTTTTAAATGCTGCTCACCCATCATGTTCCGATACTTCCCCAAGAATTACGTCTGGAATCTGTCCGTCGATCTCGCGATCGAGATGGGCGCGCGCATCGGTGAAATCGAGGAGATGTGCGCGCCGCTGCTCGCCGCGTCGGAGCAGCCCGATGCCGAGGGCACGCGCGCCTTCATGCGGAGCTGGGCCGCCATGGGCGACAAGCTGTGCGCGCTGGCGGAGGAGGACGCGCGCGCCGGCCGGCGGATCTCCGCCGGTGACAAGCTGCAGCGTGCCTCGATGTATTACCTCACCGCCGAGCGCATGCAGGGCCACGGCAACCCCGAGCGCGCACCGCTGTACGCCCGGGTGCTCGAGACCTTCGAGAAGGGCACGGCGCTTTCACATGCCAACTGCGAGCGGGTGGAGATTCCGTATGAGGGGAAGCACCTCGCGGGCCTCTACACCCGCGCCGAGGGCGTGAGCGGCCGTCAGCCCCTCCTGGTGCAGGTGAACGGCTTGGACAGCACCAAGGAGATGAAATACTTCGTGGGCTTGCCGCGCTGGCTGGCGCAGCGGGGCGTGGCCTCGCTGGTGATTGATCAGCCCGGCACCGGCGAGGCGCTGCGTCTGCACGGCCTGACGGCGGTGTACGACAGCGAGCGCTGGGCCAGCAAGGTGGTCGACTGGCTGGAGACCCGCGAGGACATCGATGCGAAGCGTATCGGTCTCGAGGGCGTGTCGCTCGGCGGCTACTACTGCCCGCGGGCGGTGGCCTTCGAACCACGGTTCGCGATGGGGGTGGTCTGGGGTGCCAACCACGACTGGCGCGACGTCCAGAAGAAGCGGCTGCAGAAGGAAGGCAGCTTCCCGGTGCCGCACTACTGGGAGCACGTGCGTTGGGTGTGGGGCGCGAAGGACATGGAGGAATTCCTGCGCATCGCGGAGAACGTGCACCTCGACGGCGTGCTCGACCGCATCCGGGTGCCCTTCCTCGTGACCCATGGCGAGAAGGACTCGCAGATTCCGCTGAAGTGGGCCCAGCGCACCTACGAGCAGCTGGTCAACAGCCCGAAGCGGGAGCTCAAGGTGTTCACCGCACGCGAGGGCGGTGCGCAGCACAGCAGCTTCGACAACAGCGCCAACGCCGGTGCCTTCATCGCCGACTGGGTCGCTGAAACCCTGGGCGGCCGCACGGCCTGACCCACCCCTTCGACAAGGAATTCCCCATGAACATCATCGGACCCGACGCCCTGGTCTTCGGCGTCGACGACATGGCCGCCTGCGCCCAATACCTGCTGGACTACGGCCTGCGCGGCGTGGACGTGAACGAGCAGGGCGGCCGTTTCGAGGCCCTCGACGGCACGCACATCGTCATCAAACATCACGCGGACCCCACCCTGCCGCCCGCCATGGGCACCGCCAGCCAACTGCGTGAAACCGTCTACGGCGTGGCGGACAGTGCCACCCTGGAGCGCATCGCCGTCGAGCTCGGCCGCGACCGCGAGGTGCGCCGCGATGCCCATGGCCGCCTGCACACGGTGGACGACCTGGGCTTCGCGCTGGCCTTCCAGGTCACGGTGCGGCGGCCGCTGGCACTGGCCGGTGAGACCGTCAACGCACCCGGCGGCGCCGCTCAGCGCCCGGTGAACGCGCTCGGGGTGGACCCGGCCCGTGCGGCCTTGCCGCGGACCTTGTCGCACGTGGTGTACTTCGTGCCCGATGCCGCCAGGGCCGAGGCCTTCTACGTCCACCGCCTCGGCTTCACCTGTACGGACCGCTTCACCGGCGTGGGCCCCTTCCTGCGCCCGGCCGGCTCGGCCGACCACCACACGCTGTTCATGATCCAGACCCCGCCGGGGATGAAGGGCGTCGAGCACTTCACCTTCCACATGGGCGGCCCGACCGAGGTGATGCTGGCCGGCACCCGCTTCGTCGAGAAGGGCTACCAGTCGTTCTGGGGCCCGGGCCGGCACCGCTTTGGCTCCAACTGGTTCTGGTACTTCAACAGCCCGCTCGGCTGCCATGTGGAGTACGACGCGGACATGGACCAGCACGACTCGAGCTGGACCGCCCGCGAAGCGCCGATGGGCGCGGACGCCTCGCAGCTGTTCCTGTTCCAGCACCGCGCGAAGTGGGCTCCCGGCGGACCGCCACCGGCCGGCGCTCCGGGCAAACACTGACCTGTCCTGGCCATGAACCGCGTGGTCTTCCTGTGCCGGCTCGAGGAGCTGCCCGATGGACAGTCGCGCGGCTTCGATCCACTGAAGACCGGCCGCGATACCGTACTGGTGGTGCGCCAGGGCCGCGACCTGCACGCCTGGCGCGATGACTGCCCTCACCAGCCCGGCGCGGCCATGGCCTGGCGCAAGGACGCCTACCTCAACCGGGATGGCAGCCGCATCGTCTGCCATGCCCACGGCGCGCGGTTCGACATCGCCACGGGCGTCTGCACGCTCGGGCCTTGCCAGGGGCAGGCGCTGACCCGCGTGCCCCTGCTGATTTCCACAGACCACGTCTACGCCGTGCTCAGCGGCGCCGATTGAAGAGACAAGGAGACATCCAGAATGGCCCGCGTGAGCAAGGTATTGATTGTCGGGGGTGGGATTGGCGGCCTGTCGTTGGCCTCCGGTCTGCGCAACCGTGGCCTCGAGGTCGATCTCGTCGAGGTCAAGAAGGAGTGGACTGTCTACGGGGTGGGCATCATCCAGCAGTTCAACGTCATCCGGGCCATGGCCCAGCTGGGGCTGGTCGACCGCTTTCTCGGCGCGGGGTTCGCGTTCGAGAACGTAGGGCTCTACTCGGCGGAGGGGTCACTTCTCCAGCTGCTGCCTGGCGTGCGCGCGGCGGGGCCGGAGTACCCGTCCAACATGGGCATCTCCCGGCTGACCCTCCATCACGTGCTCAGCTCGGCAGCGGTGGAGAAGGGGACCTCCATCCGTCTGGGCCTCACCGTCGAGCACCTGGCTCAAGACCCCGACGGCGTATCGGTCACCTTCACCGATGGCTCGCGGGGCCGGTATGACCTCGTCGTGGGCGCCGATGGGCTCTACTCCAAGGTCCGGGCCATGGTCTTCGGGAAGGAGCTGAAGCCGCGCTTCACGGGACAGGGCGTCTTCCGCCACAACTTCCCGCGCGCTCCCGAGATTGATCATCTGGCGTCCTTCTACGGGCGCCATCACAACGCCGGGCTCTGCCCGCTCTCCCAGGACCTGATGTACCTGTTCGTGACCTCCTCGGAGCCGGGGAACCCGTGGATGCCGGAGGAACGGCTCGCGGACATCATGCGGGAGCGCTTGAAGGAGTTCGGCGGGCTCGTCGGCCGGCTGCGAGAGCAGATCTCCGACCCGAGGCAGGTCGTCTACAAGCCCCTGGAGGCGCTCTTCGTCTCCGAGCCCTGGTACCGGGGCAGGGTGGTGCTGCTCGGCGATGCCGTGCATGCGACGACGCCGCACCTCGGGCAGGGGGCGGGCATGGCCATCGAGGACGCGGTGGTGCTCTCGGAGCTCCTCGGCGAGGACGCTCCGGTGGAGGCGCTCCTGTCCCGCTACATGCAGCGGCGCTACGAGCGCTGCCGGTTCATCGTCGAGAGCTCCCTCCAGATCGGTGACTGGGAGATGCAAGGCGCTTCCAACGCCGACCGGACGGGAATCGTGAGGAAGATGATGGACGTGACGGCCCGGCCCATCTGAACGGGGTGGGATGGGCCAGGTTGCCCACACCTGGGGCGGGCGTGCGCATTGACGCCCCTCCTAAACCGGTGTTCAGTCTGAGGAAGAGCGCGCCATGGCCCCCCAGATTGCCCTCGATTTCGTCGCGTCGTCCCAGCAGCCCGTGCACCCGGCCCTCGAGCCGTTCCACCCGGTGATACAGCGGTGGTTCACCGAGCGGCTCGGCGAGCCCTCGCGCCCCCAGGTGGAGGGCTGGCCCCTCATCCAGGCGCAGCAGGACGTGCTGATCGCCGCGCCCACGGGCAGCGGCAAGACGCTCACGGCCTTCCTGGCGGCCCTGGACCGGCTCTTCCGCCTGGCCCTGGAAGGGCGCCTGGAGGACCGGACGCAGGTGCTGTACGTGTCGCCCCTGAAGGCGCTGGGCAACGACGTGCAGAAGAACCTGCTGCAGCCCTTGGAGGAACTGCTCCAGCGGGCGCGGGCGGCGGGCTTCAAGCCCCAGGATCTGCGGGTTCAGGTGCGCACGGGCGACACGTCCGCGTCCGAGCGCGCGCAGATGGTGCGCCGGCCGCCGCACATCCTCATCACCACGCCGGAGTCCATCTACCTCTACCTGACGGCGGACCGGGCGAGGGCCACGCTGCGCTCGGTGCGCACGGTCATCGTGGATGAGATCCACGCGCTGGCGCGGGACAAGCGGGGCAGCCACTTCGCGCTGTCGCTGGAGCGGTTGAAGGCGCTCACGGAGGTGAGGCCGCAGCTCATCGGCCTGTCGGCGACGCAGAAGCCGCTGGAGGCCATCGCCGGCTTTTTGACGGGGGAGAGGGCGGCGGAGTGCCGGCTGGTGCAGGTGGGGCACCAGCGGCCGTGGGACCTGCGGGTGGAGATACCGGACGCGGAGCTGGGCTCGCTGGCCACGAACGAGATGTGGGGCCAGGTGTATGACCGGCTGGTGCAGCTGTCGGGGGAGCACCGCACGACGCTCGTCTTCGTGAACACGCGGAAGATGGCCGAGCGGGTGGCGCACGACCTGGGCGAGCGGCTGGGGGTGGAGAAGGTGGCGGCGCACCACGGCAGCATGTCGAGGGAGATGCGGCTGTCGGCGGAGGAGCGGCTGAAGGCGGGGCAGCTCTCGGTGATGGTGGCCACGGCGTCGCTCGAGCTGGGCATCGACGTGGGCAACGTGGACCTGGTGGTGCAGCTGGGGACGACGCGCTCCATCTCGGTGCTGTTGCAGCGGGTGGGCCGCGCGGGCCACTACAAGGGAGGAATCTCGAAGGGCATCCTCATCGCGATGACGCGCGACGAGCTGATGGAGTGCGTCGGGTTGCTGAACGCGGTGCGCGAGGGGGACCTGGACGCGGTGCGGATTCCAGAGAAGCCGCTGGACGTGCTGGCGCAGCAGGTGGTGGCGGCGTGCGCGTGCGAGGAGTGGGACGAGCGGGCGCTGTACAGCCTGTTCCGCCGGGCGTACCCGTACCGGCACCTGACGTACGAGGAGTACGAGAAGGTGCTGGAGACGCTCTCGGAGGGCGTGTCGTTGAGGCGGGGGAGGGCGGGGGTGCACCTGCACCGGGACCGGGTGAACCAGCGGCTGAAGGCGCGGCGGGGCGTGCGAATCACGGCGCTGACCAACGGAGGCGCGATTCCGGACACGTTCACC
The sequence above is drawn from the Archangium gephyra genome and encodes:
- a CDS encoding FAD-dependent oxidoreductase; translated protein: MARVSKVLIVGGGIGGLSLASGLRNRGLEVDLVEVKKEWTVYGVGIIQQFNVIRAMAQLGLVDRFLGAGFAFENVGLYSAEGSLLQLLPGVRAAGPEYPSNMGISRLTLHHVLSSAAVEKGTSIRLGLTVEHLAQDPDGVSVTFTDGSRGRYDLVVGADGLYSKVRAMVFGKELKPRFTGQGVFRHNFPRAPEIDHLASFYGRHHNAGLCPLSQDLMYLFVTSSEPGNPWMPEERLADIMRERLKEFGGLVGRLREQISDPRQVVYKPLEALFVSEPWYRGRVVLLGDAVHATTPHLGQGAGMAIEDAVVLSELLGEDAPVEALLSRYMQRRYERCRFIVESSLQIGDWEMQGASNADRTGIVRKMMDVTARPI